CGCGCCTCGCCACGATCTCCGAAAACATCGCAAACAACAGCACGGCGGGCTACAAACGGGTCGAAACCGATTTCTCGACCATCGTGCTGTCGGAAGACCAGCCGGGCGGCTTCACCGCCGGCGGCGTGGCGACGGATGTGCGCCGCTCGATCACGGAAAAGGGCCTGGTTCAGGCCACCAGCAACAGCACCGACATCACCATCAACGGCCGCGGCTATATCCCGGTCGCCAAATCGGTGACGCCGGAGGACTTGAACCCGTCCAGCGACGACTATCGCCTGGCGGTCACCGGTTCGTTCCGGCCGGACGTGAACGGCAATCTGGTCACCAACAGCGGTTACTTCCTGCTGGGCTTCCCGGTGGACCAGACCGGCGCGACGGTCGATCCCGCCATTGCCCGCAACAGCTTCGACTCGCTGGAAGTCGTCAATATCGGCGCCAGCGGCTTCACCGCGCGCCCGACCACGAGTATCGAGTTCGCCGGCAATCTGCCGGCCCAGGATACGGAATCCACCGGGTCCGGCGATGCGCGCGTGCTGCCGGTCGAGTATTTCGATGAGCTGGGCAACAGCGAAACCCTGACCCTGACCTTCACGCCGACCATTCCCGGCAGCGGCGCCTCCGGCAACTGGCAGATGACCGTGGTCGACAGTGCCGACGGTTCCACCGTCGGCGATCTGGACCTCCAGTTCCACCAGACCGGCAGCACGGCCGGCAGCCTCGATACCGTCACGGCCTCCACCGGCAGCTATGACCCGGCCACCGGCAAGCTGACGGTCACCGTGGCGGGCGGCAACGCCATCACCATCGACATCGGCACGCCGGACACTGGCGACGGGCTGGTGCAGTATTCGGGCGAATTCGCACCGCTGCGGATCACCAAGGACGGCGCCGGCTTCGGCAATGTGCTGCGGGTGGAGGTCAGCGAAGATGGCCTGGTCAACGCGATTTTCGACAACGGCCAGACCCTGCCGATCTACCAGATCCCCGTCGCCGACGTCATCAACCCGAACGGCATGCAACTGACCGACGGCAACATGTTTCAGCTGACGCGCGACAGCGGCGGCATGTTCCTGTTCGATGCCGGTCATGGTCCGGTCGGATCGACCATCGGCTATTCGCTGGAAAACTCCACCGTCGATATCGCGCAGGAACTGACGGCCCTGATTGAAACCCAGCGCTCCTACAGCTCCAACGCCCGGATCGTCACCACCGTCGACGAAATGTTGCAGGAAACCACCAACCTGAAACGCTAGCGGCCAACCGTCCGCCCCGGTGGCGGCCCAAGCCGGAGGTGCTGTCATGACCATCTCTAACGCCCTGTCCAACGCCCTGTCCGGGTTGCTGACCAACCAGCGCCAGGCGGATATCACCGCCCACAATATCGCCAACGCCACCACACCCGGCTTTTCCCACCGGGACGTGGAGGTGAATGCGCGGGTGATCGGCGGCGAGGGCGGCGGCGTGAAGGTCACCGCCATCCAGCGCCAGTTCGACCTGCTGCTGACCCGGGATTCCCGTGTCGGGCAGGCCCGGCTCGATTACCTGACCACCAGCGCCGACGCCTTCACCCGCGTGGCCGAGGCGCTGGGCGATGCCGATGCGATCAACGGCCTGCCGCAACTGTTCCAGAAGACCGAGGAAGCGTTCCGCGCGCTGGAAACGACGCCGGAATCGGTGCCGAGCCAGCAGGACACGCTGCGCTCGCTGCAACACCTGACCCGCGGCATCAACGAAGTGTCGGGGCAGTTCGCGCAAATGCGCGGCGACGCCGACGCCGCCATCGCCCGCGAAGTCAATGTCCTGAACCATTCGCTGCAACAGTTGGCGAAGGTCAACCGAGAGATCGCCGTGCGCACCACCAGCGGTGCCGACACGGCCGACCTGGAGGACCAGCGCGACCAGTTGATCGACGACGTCGCCCGCCGCGTTCCCGTGCGCGTGCTGCGCTCGGACGACAGCGGCACCGTCACCCTGCTGACCCACGAAGGCGTGCCGCTGCTGCAGGGCGCGGAGCCGGCAACGATCGCGTTCAACTCCCGCCCGGTCGTCAACACCGGCGAGGTCTACGATCCCACCGGCAGTGCCGGCCCCGGCTTCGTCGACGCGCTGTCGGGCCTGACCGTCGACGGTCGCGACATCGCCCCCGGCTCCGGCGATATTCAAAGCATCGGCGACGGTCTGATCGCCGGCCTGTTCCGGGTGCGCGATGAAATCGTGCCGGACGCGCTCGCCAAGCTGGACGCCGTCGCCTATGCCCTGACCGAACGCTTTCAGGACAGCGCCGTCGACCCGAGTCTGGGCGCGGGCGATACCGGCCTGTTCACCGACGCGGGCAATCGCCTGGACACCGGCGACCCGGCCGCCCTTGTCGGCCTGGCGAGCCGGATCG
The nucleotide sequence above comes from Alphaproteobacteria bacterium. Encoded proteins:
- a CDS encoding flagellar hook-basal body complex protein produces the protein MSLGSSLNAGVSGLKANATRLATISENIANNSTAGYKRVETDFSTIVLSEDQPGGFTAGGVATDVRRSITEKGLVQATSNSTDITINGRGYIPVAKSVTPEDLNPSSDDYRLAVTGSFRPDVNGNLVTNSGYFLLGFPVDQTGATVDPAIARNSFDSLEVVNIGASGFTARPTTSIEFAGNLPAQDTESTGSGDARVLPVEYFDELGNSETLTLTFTPTIPGSGASGNWQMTVVDSADGSTVGDLDLQFHQTGSTAGSLDTVTASTGSYDPATGKLTVTVAGGNAITIDIGTPDTGDGLVQYSGEFAPLRITKDGAGFGNVLRVEVSEDGLVNAIFDNGQTLPIYQIPVADVINPNGMQLTDGNMFQLTRDSGGMFLFDAGHGPVGSTIGYSLENSTVDIAQELTALIETQRSYSSNARIVTTVDEMLQETTNLKR
- the flgK gene encoding flagellar hook-associated protein FlgK, encoding MTISNALSNALSGLLTNQRQADITAHNIANATTPGFSHRDVEVNARVIGGEGGGVKVTAIQRQFDLLLTRDSRVGQARLDYLTTSADAFTRVAEALGDADAINGLPQLFQKTEEAFRALETTPESVPSQQDTLRSLQHLTRGINEVSGQFAQMRGDADAAIAREVNVLNHSLQQLAKVNREIAVRTTSGADTADLEDQRDQLIDDVARRVPVRVLRSDDSGTVTLLTHEGVPLLQGAEPATIAFNSRPVVNTGEVYDPTGSAGPGFVDALSGLTVDGRDIAPGSGDIQSIGDGLIAGLFRVRDEIVPDALAKLDAVAYALTERFQDSAVDPSLGAGDTGLFTDAGNRLDTGDPAALVGLASRIAVNDALDPAAGGTLSRLRDGAAAATPGYAGDPAQVTRFIAGFADPTGYAPASGLADNSLAAAAREFTQLAHQDRTAATSNATAQQVTYKTVSERRLSQAGVNVDEELQRIALYERSFAANSQVIQTATRMLDDLLGIVR